In a single window of the Dyadobacter sp. UC 10 genome:
- a CDS encoding EAL domain-containing protein, translated as MTIVQQERPAAASPYRFEREVSSGFERLATQHRDMTLTTVFQPIFSLSHQRAVGYEALLRAHD; from the coding sequence ATGACGATCGTGCAACAGGAGCGTCCGGCCGCCGCGTCGCCGTACCGGTTCGAGCGGGAGGTGAGTTCCGGCTTCGAACGTCTGGCGACGCAGCACCGCGACATGACGCTGACGACCGTATTCCAGCCGATTTTCAGCCTGTCGCACCAGCGTGCGGTGGGTTACGAGGCGCTGCTGCGCGCGCACGATG